From the Eptesicus fuscus isolate TK198812 chromosome 19, DD_ASM_mEF_20220401, whole genome shotgun sequence genome, the window TGGTCGCGTCCTGGGAACCAGCCGTGGGCGGGCCCCGTCGTCTAACGGTCAAATCCCCGGTCACCGGGCTCAGCGGAGATGCGCCCCCAATGCCCGGACGACCCCGTCTAGAACCCAAGGCGTCTCCTAGGCCATCGCGCGCTTTTATCCGTGCAAGTCTGCACCcggcgcggggggcgggcgggccctGCTCCTGGGGTTGCGGGCAGGCACGCCGCCACAGCAGAGCCACCGGGTCACGCCTGGCCGCTGGACAACAGCCGGACGTGTCGGAAGTGGGGGGCTATGGAGAACACTGACCTTGGTGGAGAAGTCACCGCACTGCCACAGCTTTAAAGGGAAGTGCTTAGGATTTTAAATTCATCCTTTTTATAACTGACCCACATCTTTACCACTtgacttttcttaaaaaatatatatatatactaaataaaatttattttttagccctagctggtttggctcagtggatagagcgtcagcctgcggactgaagggtcctgggtttgattctggtcagggcacaggcccaggttgcgggctcgatccccagtgggggtgtgcaggaggcagccgatcaatgattctctctcatcattaatgtttctctctctctccccctcttccttcctctttgaaatcaataaaaaacatatatatatattatatttaataatatatttttaaaaagtgactagaGGTTCCAGCTAGACCTTGGGGACCAACAGGCCAAAGGGAGTCACAGTGGGTCTCCAGCACCCTTGCCCCAGGTCCATCCCCACATGCTGgacaaagggcacatgcccctcaACAGGGACTAGCAGAGATCTCTGGAGAGAGGTCCCAGAGAAAGCCCCTCTGGATGCTGGCCCTGGGAGTGTGCCGGCTGAGCCCCCACTGTGGAACCACGGGGTCCACGGGAAGACAGGAATACAAGCCCCACCACGgtgcaggcctgggcaggagttGGCGGCTGGGGCTTCCTCCTTGGGACTCCCCAGGCCACAAGCAGTACTGAAGGGACATTGGTCAGGAGCTGATCCTCCAGGTAGCAcagctctgcctccctccaaCACCGAGGCCTGTGAGGACTGgactcctctcccagccctgtgGGGTGCTGGTGGGGGCACCTGGGCCCTCCCACAAGAAGAGGCATTTCCAGCCTGAAATTTCCACCCATGATGGATGGGCCAGGGCATCACCAAAGGGTCACCCTTTGCTTTCCTTCCCTCCAGAATGGACACTGGATCCCAGTTCCTTTCAAGGGTCTCAGAACAATCAGCTATCCATGCCAACCCACCAGTGCCCTCCCCGGGGGGCTGCACCCCTGTAGTCTGTTTCTGGGTGGGCTCCTATGCCCCGTCCATCCTGGGTGCCTGGTCTGGTTCAGCTGAGGAAGATGGGCCAGGTGCTCCTCTCTGCTCCATCCTAAGCCCGCTCACAGCAAggtcctggccctggctgggccccaggccccacacccAGCCTCCTCAGCAGGGCTCCAGCTCCAACACCTGTGCCCGTTCAGCCCCAGCACCGACGATGGTGGTGGTGTGAGGTCTCTGGGTGCCTCAGCTCCTGTCAGACACCCCCCTGCTGCCACTGTTTTCTCTTACCAGCCCTGTGCCTCCCCCAGCACTGGACGGTGATGCAGAGACCTCTGGGGTTAGCAAAGATGCCGCCCAGTCAGTGGACCGGGGCGTGCCCTCCAGGAAGGAGCTGTGCAGGAATGCCAAGCCTGCAGGCAGAGCGGCTCCcccacaggccctggagcccacAGACAGCAGGCAGTGGGTCAGCAGCACAAGGGCAGCTCAAACAAGACACCTGTTTATTTCCTAGGAGGGAGAAGATGGGGTGTTTGGGGAGTTCCTGCCACAGTCTTTGTGCCACAGGGCAGGCAGACATCACTTCCAGAAGAGAACGTTCCAGAAGAGCAGCCAGCAGGGGTAGAGGCCCAGCGCTAGCAGCGGGAAGAGCAGGGCGCCGTAGATGTGGTGCTCCAGCACGCCCTGGGCCAGCGCCGCCAGGAAGAGCTGCCAGCCCTCGGCCAGCGACAACGGGGCCTCTTGCAGCTCCCGCCACAGGAACAGGCTGCCCAGGAGCGTGGCTGCTGGACTTGTCAGCACCAGCAGGGCGGCATAGAGGGGCctaggggcaggagcagggtcagGGCTCTGAGTTGGAGGCACAGGCAGTAAGTTGGTGTGGAGGGGTACTGTGTGAAGGCATAGTCTGTGGTGAGGGGCACAGGCCCTGGATGGgggtgtggagggcaggggtgtggggcggggcagggcgcggggtgtgtgtgtatgtgtggggaggctGACCAGTACATACCGGGGCCCACTGGGCTCAGTGAGTGCAGCAGCAGGCACCATGGTGGTGGCCAGCAGGAAGCCCAGGGAGAAGTTGGTGAGGGTGATGCAGGCCAGCTGGAGTGCCAGGTAGATCAGGGCTACCAGCTTCAGTGCCATCCAGCCCCTGTCTGGGGCCTGTGAGCTCACCACACTGAAAGGGAAGGGGCTCAGAGGCAGCTACCTGCATGGCCAGGGCGCCCCCTGCCTgtgcccacccagcccagctcctCACCGGTGGGTGTTGTGCGGAAGGGCCAGGCCGGCGGCATAGATGGCCAGCAGCGTCAGCACCACAGCTTCAGCCTCAGCCACAGGGAAGTGCTGGGCGGCCACGTGCTGGCCCAGCACCGGTAGGACGTAGAGGGCCAGGCCCATGGCCTGTGAGATCAGCAGGGGTGCCACAAGGGAAGCCAGCCCCACGCCCTGCGGGGCACAGAGGTGGTTGGAGATGGGCCCTGGGGCCAGGTGAGCCCAAGGgtcctcaccaccacccaccagctGAGACTGAGTGGCAGCAGTAACCACCCCCGGGACCCTAGAAGCCCAAACTGAGAGCAAGAGCGGAGGGACCGTCAcctgtgctggggggaggggaggactgaGTCCAGAGGCCGCCCCAGCCTCCTTAGGGCCCACTCCAGCCTCATGCAGCTGCATCCACAGTTCCAGGGCGTGGCCTAGTCAAGGACTCTGACGAGAGGTGTGACAGATCTGCCTGCTGGGGAACCCAGGGCTcaccctgcctccctcaccccgAGGATGAGGGGCTCTCCCTAGCCTAGAGTGGAGGGGACCTGAGGGAGACTGGTCACAAGTGGactgtgggggtgcagaggatatCTTGAGACCAAGGACCAGGAGCAAGAAGCCAGCAGCAGGCATGTAGAGGCCGATGGAGACAAAGCGGGACAGGGCGGGGAGCAGGTAGAAGAAGAAGGACTGGTGCAGACGCTCCAGAAGGTGGTTGAGCTTTCGAAACATGCCCTCCAGAGCCCTGCAGGCGAGCGACAAGGTTAAGGCCGGCCAGcccaggcacccccacccccgagcaGGGAAAGGGAGAACCAGAGCCACTTACTTGCCCACTGCCACCAAGTCATACTTATACTGGCGGAAGCTGTTGATGCCGCGCAGCGTGAGAGCCTCCACACGGTAGCGCAGGAAGAGGCCGTGGGGACCGTGGGGGCGGCCAGAGGCCTGTTGCAGAACCATGAGCAGCAGTGTCTGCAGACCCTGCAGCGGCCCATCTATCGACGTCCAGTCCTGGGGCTGCAACTTGGAGGGTTTGGAGACGGTCAGACACCACCCTCCCGgccacaggccccgcctccccaggcAGGGGGCCCTACCTTGCCCTGAAGGGTGCACAGCAGCCCCCCTTTCTGGCAGAAGGTCTGGAAGAGGTTGAGCAGGTCAAGGTTGGGCAGCTGCCCATTGAGCCCCTCCACGGCCACGTCAAGGCTAGTGACCACATCGCTGCTCAGCTCCAGGGCCACAGCTGCCTGGatggccccggcccggccctgcaGAGGGGATGACTGCATGCCTgtgggagcaggtgagtgagCTGCCCCTGGGGGCTGGTGAACCAGGGCCGGAGAGAGGGCCGGGAAGCAAGAGCACTCACCAGTGACGTTGACGTCGTGGTAGGCTTCCAGCCACGCCTCGGTGCCCAGCAGGTCGTGTTCCGTCACCAGGAAGATGATGTCTTTGGCCCAGTAGATCTGCCCTGGGGGCGGGCAGCGGGGTCAGCAGCACCCGAGGCAGTGGCCACGCCCTCCCTTGCCAGGAGTAGCCCAAGACTCACCCCGAAAGTGGGCAGCCAGTGCCAAAAGCAGCCCCACAGCCTGGCTGTTGGTAGAGTCGGGGCCACAGGGCACGGTGAGCACCAGAGACTCGGTGCTGGCAGCGCGTGGGGCCCGCAGGATGCCGTACACGTTGGTGCCCGACACCATCTGCAGGCGGGATCGGTGGGGCAGCCTCAGCACGACCGCCCTTCAGCGGGCTGGggcctctcccctggccccgagCCAACCCCCAAGGCGCTCTTTGGTCCCGGGCACCCCCGACCCCCAAGTACATAGCGCTCGTGGGTCTCATCGGGAAAGGGCAGTTTCCGGGAGAAGCTCTGGGTGTAGACCTCCAGCCCCACGGACCGCATCGTCCGCTCCAGCCAGGCCACCGGCAGAGCCCTGCACACAGACAGCCTCAGGGTAGAACCCGGCCTCGACGACCCTGCGTCCCCCCTCAGGGCTCCGCCGCTCACCCCAACTTCCGGCGGTGGGCAGCAAAGTCGCGGGCAAAGGCGCGGGCGCGGTCCCCGCCCGCAAACTGCTCCTCCACCATGGTGGAGCCCATGGCGTTCTCCGACATGTAGGTGCGCTGGGTCAGCGGCGGGAAGGCCAGCGCGAGGAACCAGGCGATGCCCGCCACGTAGCTCAGCACGctgcggggggagaggggccggggaaACGGGGCGTcagggggtcctgggaccccggCCTGCCCTCTCCCCGGGGCCGAGGGGGCGTGTCTGCGGGACCTGGAAGCGGAGTCCCTGTACCGTCCTCAGGGCGGGAGTGCGGGGCCCCGAGGGACGCCCCCGGCGCCCGCAGCCGGAGGGGCCGGCAGCTCGAGCCCCGACCCCCGGGCCCGCCCTCACCAGAGCGGCGCATTGAGGCGCAGAACCAGGCGGACGAGCGCGCGCCGGCGCACCGGGTCCGACAGGAGGCCCATGGCGGGCGGGGCGGCTCGGGCCGCGGTCCCGCTGCCGCTCCGGCCGCCAGCCGGGCGCCCCCTTCCCGTACCACACGCCGGGCTCCGCGCCCCCCGCGGTTCCGGTCCTGGCGGCCCTCGCGCAGCCGCGCACGCGCAGTGCCCGCCCACCCGCACGCCGCGGGCAGAGGGGGTGGGACAGAGCAGGACGGGGCGGGGCTCCGGGCCGCAGCGtcagacccgccccgcccccggctggccGAGGCCTCGGGAAGGCTGGGCGCGCAGAGAAGGTGCGGGATTAGGCAGGTGAGTGGAAAACCCGAGGCGGCCATCGGGGCGTGGATGCCGAGGCTGCTACTGGGCATGACAGGTCGGATGCCGGTGGGGTGGGTGAGAAGTAaggggcggctgggggctgaggccaAGGCTTTGGCAGACTCATGCCTATGGCTGTCGGTGCCCAGACATGGCGGTGGGTGCCCAAGTGGAAACACAGGTGAGCCCAGCACTGAGGGCATCGGGGTCAGAAGGCCACAGGAAGGTGCAGATGGCACTCCTAGCCAAGACGGGTtccagaggggggcgggggggggcgcctCCAGGTGGGGACTTTAGGGGAGAAGCAGCCTCTGGGTGTGGGCTGCAGGGCTGGTGGCCGGGGCTCAGGCAGGTCTGAgagcaggagggggaggaaggggctctGCCAAGAGCAGTGGGCAGAGGGTAGTGTCTGTGTCCCACTGAGGGTGGTCGGAGCTGAGAAGACAAAACTCCAGGTGAGAACATTTGTCTGCTGTATTTTTGGAGCCCAAGGCCAGTAGGACAGGCCCAAAGAGTTCTTAGGGGGAAAGGGGCCATTTAGTGCAAGCCACAGTCCCTAGGATGTGGGACACGGTCCCCCACATCTCCATGGTGGGTACCCATAGCCAGCTGAGTCTCCCTCAGCCCTTGTGCTCAGGGCCCTGCTTGGGCCGGGCAAGACAGACTCCATGGTCTaatggcctggctcagtggtcggcaaactcattagtcaacagagccaaatatcaacagtacaacgattgaaatttcttttgagagccgaaaactgacttctgcgcatgggccacgaagtttcaatcgcacagtacgtgcgtgcccgcacgtggtgtttttttttttttaaatatattttattgatttttcacagagaggaaggaagagggatagagagctagaaacatcgatgagagagagacatcgaccagctccctcctgcacaccccccaccgggggatgtgcccgcaaccaatgtacatgcccttgaccggaatcgaacctgggaccgtccagtccgcagaccgacgctccatccactgagccaaaccggcttcagcccgcacgtggtattttgtggaagccacactcaaggggccaaagagccgcatgtggctcgcgagccgcagtttgccgaccactggcctggctCATTGGCTGCCTTGAACCCTTCTGGGCATAAGCTGCTCTCTCCACCCAGGGACACGCTCCCCCCACCTTCTTCAGGATCTGAATTCTGAGGCTGTAAGAGGGATGGAGTTCATGTGGGTAAGGTCCCTAGTCACCTCCATGAGCCGGCACAGGCCAAGCTCTGAGAGAAGGAACTCCTGTGGGGATCGAAGTACGGTGTGTGGGTTTTATTCTGGGCACAGGTGGCAGGATGCTCAGTCCCCCAACAAGACAGAGGCCTCACGTACGTGCTGCCGGACCACGCGGTCCAACACGGTGTGCACATCTCGGGCAGCCCGGCCAGCGGCCTCTAGCACCCGCTCCAGGTGGTCCTCGTGCAGCCTGGCATCCATCTCTAGCAGTGCGATCTGGCCTGAGGCtggcagcagggccagggccagctgggggccaCCAGCTGCTTCCTCTACGTGGCTGAGGTCCGCCAGGGCTGTGCCGTCCACAAAGCCCGCTGAGCAGGCGCACACAAAGTCCCGCATCGGTATCCCAGCATCCAGCACTGCCAGCGTGGCTGCATTCACACAAGCCGCGTAGGTCCCACCGTCTGCCTGCAGCACCTGCGGGGAGCCCCACCCACAGTGGCTTAAGTCCATCAGGCTGCCCACCCTTGCCCACATGCCCTCACgccctccatctccctcctctccctcggTTGAGggctgctgcctgctcacctgcacaTAGATGTCAATCTGGGAGCGTGGGTGCAGCTGCGTAAGGATAGCTGCCTCGAAGGTCTGACGCAACTGCAGACCCATCTCGCAGGACTTCCGGTCCCCATGTGGCCGCCGCTTCCGCTCACCTGTGCTGAAGGTTGCGGAACTGTACTGACAGTTTACCAGGGCCCTGTCAGGAAGGGCTCGTGACCGGGAGCCCCGGATCTGAGGGAGAAAGGACAAATGAGCCAGGCCCACTCCTCCCAGCTCACACTACGCCTTCCTCTGGCCCAGGTCCcagccctcagcctcccccatctccctccaACATCTCAACGAGCGCAACTACTTGACCTCAAAAACAGAGGGCCGCGAGAACAATCTCTAAGCCACCATCACCTCCGGGTCTTAACTCTCTTAACAAGCCTCCCTGTTTCCGTCCTCGCCTCATCCCCTCCAAACGCATTTTTCACTTGGGGCCAGTCTGTTTACAAATACCAAGTCTGATTCTGTCTCCTCTATACAgccacaccccccctccccccaaaggctTCCCATCAGATAAAATCCGAAACCTTTCCCCTGGTCTACAAAGCCCCGAGTTCGTGCCTCCCTAGAAACCCCTCAATCTCATTTGGAATTAttctccttctccccaccagCAGCCTTTCCGCTCTGCAAAGACGCCCTGCTTGTCTCCACTCCCTCTGGCCTTTCCCCTCCAAGTTCCCGCCCCCGGAAAGCGGGGCTCCTAGACGCACGCGTTGGGCGAACATTTCTTCGGTGCCTGTGCTGAAGACCGGCAATGAAACCGGGGTGCGGGGGGTGTTATTTAAAGCCCCTGTGCCTACGGAGCTCATGTTAGTGGgagacagagagtgagaaagagaaatgaaactgGTGTCTGAGGTGACAGGTGCAGAAAGGCAGGGGAGCCTGCGTGCCGCTGCGTGGCTGGCGGGGACAGGACTCGGCACGTGAATAAGGGCGCCTGGGGAGGTGCGGCCCGGACGGCGAGGTCGGAGAAGAGAGGTGAGGACTCGGGGGGAGCGCGCTGACGCtttgaggaagaggaggggagggcgcAGAGGGGCAGAGGCCGATGAAGAAGGCAGGGACCCTCGCGCATCACAGGACTCGGGCTTTCGCTCCGATGGAGCCGCGGCCCCCCAGGCCGTGCCGCGCAAACGGAGGCGCGAGCGGGCCGTCGCCTCCGGGGCCTCTTTTCAGCCCGGCGGCCGCCGCCCACCCCCGCAGGTCGTCCGGCCCGCGCAGCCCACTCGCCTCGTGCGGCCCGTAGACCACGGCCAGCGCCTTGGTGTTGCCCTGCTCGATGTAGGCCGAGCCGTCGGCCTGCGAGAACACGCCCATCCGCGCCTGGATCTTGCGCAGCTCCCCGGCGCGCCGGCCGTCCACCCGGTAGCCCTGGTCCGACAGGAGCTCTAACCCCGCCATGCCGCCCAgccgccggcccggcccccgccTCCCAGAGAACTACGGTTCCCAGCGGCAGAGACGGCCCCACTCCAGACTTGGCGAGGTCTACGGTATCCGGCGGCCCGGCTCTCCACTTCCTGCCTCAGAGAACTACGGTTCCGGGAAACCCTGATCCCCACTTCCGGTCTCAGAGAACTACAATTCCCGGCGGCACCACTTTCCTCACTTCCGGCCCCGGGGAACTTGGGCAGAGCCGGCCGGCCGCCGAGCTGGAGGCCCGCGGGGGCGGAATTCCCTCTTCCCACGCCGGCCAGGTCGCCCGCACAGGGCTCGCTCCTCTTCGGGTCCGGGAGTCCCCTCGGCGGTTCGCAGGCGCAAATGCATCTATTCGCCCAAGAAAACACTTTCTCTTACCGTTTAGTATTTGCATTTGTTCACTTGGAAATAGGCACatgtgccccagctggtttggctcagtgggcagagcgttggcctgcggactgaagggtcccaggttccatagCGGTCAAGGgtacaagcctgggttgcgggcttgatccccagtatggggcatgcaggaggcaaccattcaatgattctttctcatcactgatgtttctctccctctcccttcctctctgaagtcaataaaaatatatttaaaaaagacgcATGATTTTGTATTATGCAtacactagtgacccagtgcatgaaattcctgcacattaaaaggggattaattagaggaaataatttaatattgctatttgccctttctctataatagaagtgtcagagatgaaagaaaattagtaaaatgtatatgaaaaccttcctcctgtcagagtctggggcacatcacgggacccagagtcaagtccccgcccaccctcatgcacctcaaaatcgtgtgagacccagaccctgccGGCcctccccattgggctagatccagacccggccagtcccacccttgtcaagctctgccgggcagggggctagcctcaggtcccctggcctggcgccaggatggggggcgtggcctgaggtcccccagcccagaccggggtggggggcgtgccttgaggtcctccatcaagccctgccaggtgggggacatggcctgagatcccctgtcaatcCCGGCTgaatggggggcatggcctgaggtcccccgtcaagccccgactggcggggggggggggggtggcgcagCCTccggtcccctggcccagcacctgaaggggggcgcagcctcaggtccccagtcaagccccgctgggcgggggtgcggcctgagttcccctgacccagcattGGGGGTGCACCTtaaggttccccgtcaagccccactgggtggggggcactgcCTGAGGTCTCCTGTGAAGCCCAGCCAGACAGGGGTTgaagcctcaggtctcctggcctggcactgggttgggggcttgcggcctgaggtcctccagcctgacgccagggcagggggtgcaacctgaggtcccctgtcaagccccatgggggcaggggagggcgtagcctcaggtccctgctgattgctccttaaggctccttatgggaacttgccctcagctgtgggtgcagccatctttgtgacagagtggtggttaattagcatattccctcttaatAAGATAGGATGtggtcacatttttattttttaatagatttttattgatttcagagaggaagatcgagggagagatagaaacatcaatgatgaaagagaatcattgatcagcgcacagcccctcccccccccccccccccgccccactgggaatccagccggcaaccagggcatgtgccttgatgaggaatgggaatcgaacccgacctcctggttcgcaGGTTGTTGCTTGTAGGAAAtaggcctctgtgatccatctccagcCGTCAGCTATTAATGGGAACGAACGTTACTGAGTTTCCCCAGGGCAAACAATGGAGGGAGGAGCGGAGAGGGTACAAGAACAAAGAGCTATGTGCCTGAGGCAGCATCACCGTGGAGGAAACCCTCCAGGTGCCCAGGATGAAACACTTCCTGCAGCctcaactggggggagggggaggcaggggtcgggagacaactagaaaaggcctcggcctatttatttacttatttttacaaaCCCTGTGTCGAGGgcagcccatttttttaaatggcccaatgggagacaaGGAGACCTCCCGAGTTCCGGGAAAACAGCCCCACAGTACTCAGCCAATGTGGAACGGGAGGAGGGACTCTTGCACCCGAGGGGTAAACAGCCCATGCTCCCCCGCTCCCTGTGAGCCTGTCCAACCACACCCGCTCTTGCAAGAACGCAGTAGGTCTGGTTTTTGCCATACTTCTGTCCCTGAATCTGTTACTGAATTCGGACAGGGGAGCATGTCTcacagtgctcaaccactgagccacaccagccgggcctctTGTGACTTTTGaggttttctctttgtctctccatgtTCAGGCTACATGTTAACTCCTGGGGGTTTCCAGGAGAATCCGAGGATGCCCCTGGCATGGAGTCACTTTCACGCGCTGCCTCTCTCCACCAGGAAGAGATCTGTCCTTCCAGGAACGCCCCCGATGACGTGAGACGCAGCCAGCATAGTCCCCACTTATACCTCAGCTGTGCTACCAACTTACCCTAATGCTGGTGTAACTTCCGTCCTAGTCATAGACCCCATCGTGCAGAGCCTGTCCCCGAGGCAGGAAGCCTGGGGCTTTTTAGAATTCTGCCTCCACAGCCTGCTGGCCGGCTTCAAGAGCCTCTGAGTGGAAGTTTACTGCCCTGAGCCTGTcactcttttttcttgtttttttttaatcctcacccaagggcattttccccatttatttttatttttatttatttatattttggttaatcctcacctgaggatttttttttatatagatttttagagagagtggaagggagggagggggagagagaaacatcaatgtgagagacacaatTATTGATTGCCtctggcaggtgccctgaccattCACGTCAATGGTGCCAGGGATGGGACCTGCAGCCCAGGTGTGTGTCCTTGGctaggaattgaactcacaatccttcagtgcatgggccgaggctctaaccactgagccactggccaagGTGAGCGTGTCTTTCTTTAGGGGTAAGAGCTCTAGTCCTGTCATCAATACTCTACCCCATAACCCTTAGAATTAGGATTACTTTCTAATTATTGGGACctttaaaattgtcattattttcatTGAGATTAAGTGCAGTTGCCCCTTAGTCCCCTGGAACACTGCTCTCAGAGGCTTCCCCCCAAGTCAGCAACAGTAAGAACTCCCCAAGAGGTCGCCATGCCACACTGGAGGTCACCGTGCCACACTGAAGGTCATCATGCCACACTGGAGGTCGCCATGCCACACTGGAGGTCACCGTGCCACACTGGAGGTCACCGTGCCACACTGGAGGTCACCGTGCCACATTGGAGGTCGCCATGCCACACTGGAGGTCACCATGCCACACTGAAGGTCATCATGACATGCCACACTgaagcagctggggaagggacatGCAAATCCCAGCCACACCTGCTTGGTGAGTGTGAACCGCATTGAGCAGACCAGCGAGGAGGAGCCTAGGACGTACAATAAGcagtgattaaataaaaatagaataaaatgaaataaaataaccatAATGCAAGGAAAGGCCTCAAAAcgggagctgctgctgccctgactggtgtggctcagtggatagagcgtccgccggcagactgaagggtcccaggttcgattccggtcaagggcatgtaccttggttgcgggcacatccccagtgggaggtgtgcaggaggcagctgatcgatgtctctctcatcaatgtctctaactctctatccctttcccttcctctctgtaaaaaatcaataaaatatatttaaaaaaaaaaaaaaaaaaaaaaaaaaaaaaaaaacgggagCTGCACAGAACGGCCCCCGAAGAGGACAGACCATGTGAGAGAAGAGAGTCCTTCATGTTTTGTGAACCGTAGACCCAATCGCTGGCCTTGGGGTGGCTCCCCTGACCCTGAGAACCTGCCGTCCTCAGACCTCTTGCAGGGCCTGCCTGCAGATTGCCCCAAGACTGGGGCCCTGAATGTGGGGCCTCTTACAGGGTGCCTGCCCTCTATGTGACAATGCCACTGCCTACACCCCTGTAACACCCCACAACCTGGCACAGGTGGATGGGGACCTGGGAGTGGTGGccagtgagtggccagatgagCAGGTGGGGATGActagctctctacccctctccctgcAACACGTTGCTGGGCTGGGACGAGGAAGCTTTTGTcaccccggctggtgtggctcagtggatagagcgtcggcctgcggactgaagggtcctgggttcgattccggtcaagggcacatgcccgggttgcaggctccatccccagtagggggcgtgcaggaggcaaccgagatcaatgattctatcaattgatgcttctatctctccctctccctctccctttctctgaaatcaataaacatatattaaagaaGAAGGAGCTTCTGTCCTCCAGGAGGGATCTCCCTAAGGG encodes:
- the GPAA1 gene encoding glycosylphosphatidylinositol anchor attachment 1 protein; translation: MGLLSDPVRRRALVRLVLRLNAPLCVLSYVAGIAWFLALAFPPLTQRTYMSENAMGSTMVEEQFAGGDRARAFARDFAAHRRKLGALPVAWLERTMRSVGLEVYTQSFSRKLPFPDETHERYMVSGTNVYGILRAPRAASTESLVLTVPCGPDSTNSQAVGLLLALAAHFRGQIYWAKDIIFLVTEHDLLGTEAWLEAYHDVNVTGMQSSPLQGRAGAIQAAVALELSSDVVTSLDVAVEGLNGQLPNLDLLNLFQTFCQKGGLLCTLQGKLQPQDWTSIDGPLQGLQTLLLMVLQQASGRPHGPHGLFLRYRVEALTLRGINSFRQYKYDLVAVGKALEGMFRKLNHLLERLHQSFFFYLLPALSRFVSIGLYMPAAGFLLLVLGLKALELWMQLHEAGVGPKEAGAASGLSPPLPPAQGVGLASLVAPLLISQAMGLALYVLPVLGQHVAAQHFPVAEAEAVVLTLLAIYAAGLALPHNTHRVVSSQAPDRGWMALKLVALIYLALQLACITLTNFSLGFLLATTMVPAAALTEPSGPRPLYAALLVLTSPAATLLGSLFLWRELQEAPLSLAEGWQLFLAALAQGVLEHHIYGALLFPLLALGLYPCWLLFWNVLFWK
- the EXOSC4 gene encoding exosome complex component RRP41, with protein sequence MAGLELLSDQGYRVDGRRAGELRKIQARMGVFSQADGSAYIEQGNTKALAVVYGPHEIRGSRSRALPDRALVNCQYSSATFSTGERKRRPHGDRKSCEMGLQLRQTFEAAILTQLHPRSQIDIYVQVLQADGGTYAACVNAATLAVLDAGIPMRDFVCACSAGFVDGTALADLSHVEEAAGGPQLALALLPASGQIALLEMDARLHEDHLERVLEAAGRAARDVHTVLDRVVRQHVREASVLLGD